DNA from Electrophorus electricus isolate fEleEle1 chromosome 5, fEleEle1.pri, whole genome shotgun sequence:
CAGCATCTCCCCTGTCTCTTCCACTTCTCCCATATCTCCTCCCcccatctccatctcctcctcctcctcctcttctccctccacCACTTCATTGTCtacctcctccatctccccaCCTACTTCAATCATCTCTGTGCCCTGGATCTCCACCTCTCCTTCACGGATCTTCTTCACGTGGAAGGTGAACGGTGGCACCTTGTACACAGCCGTTTTGGACCGAGCGTAAATGGTGTGGTCGGGCGTGAAGGACTTCACCACCTTCTTCTGCGAGCTCTTCAGCTTCTCTTTCCGTTCAGGGTTGACAGACATGCGGCTGCTGAGCTTGCCCATTTTCTTCTCAATGTTTTGCCGTGTCTTCTCCAGGTTCTCCCGTGTCTTCAGCTTGGTCTTCTCTAGGTTCTCTTTGGTCTTTTGCTTGGTCTTTTCCAGGTTTTCTTTGGTCTTCATACGTGTCTTCTCCAGGTTCTCTTTGGTCCTCAGCCTGGTTTTCTCTAGGTTCTCCTTCGTCTTTTGCTTGGTCTTTTCCATCTTTTCCTTGGAGAAGACCGTTTTGATGTTCTGGACCCGTTGCAGGCTGCTCCGCTTGATGCGTTCTGCCCTAGTCTCTTCGATGGTTTCCTCGATTTCAACCGCTTCCTCGTCCGAGGACAGGTCCAGATGGGCCTtctctcctccatcctctcctgcCTCGTCGGCGGCCTGTTTGAGCTCTAGCTCGCTCTCGCCCTCTCCTGGTTGGGCCGCTTTCAGGGACTTGGACACTGATAGTTTGGAGGGAAGTTTTACTTCATCCTGcatagagacaaagagagatttATAAGTGGAATCTGTGGACCCTTTAATGGCTAGTACACAAACCGGAGACTATTGCCACACACATACTTGGCCACACATTCTTGTATGAATGTCGATGCAGACCACGCTTTGAGCTGGAGGAGGATGGAAAGACCTGTCACAGTGCACCCaccacccacctctctctctgtctttccctctctctcacacacacacacacagacacacctacagATACTTCTATTACTATCTTTAAAGAGTTTTCCATTAATATATGTATTACTGCAAAACATTTTGAGATGCTTACATCTAAATCTGACCTTAGCTCAGTTAAACAGGAATAGGAGTACTTCTAACTCTTTTGtgttctgaaatgtaaaaaacagaATTATAGACTAATAAAATCCTCATAGCAtcaaaaaatgaacacacatacagacacggGCAGGTCAGATGGGctctatgtgtacaatttcttATACTCCATTTGTTCATACTCATAAACACTGCTCCAAATTGTTTACTGGATTTATGGACATAGCAGATGCTTGAAGCTTT
Protein-coding regions in this window:
- the cavin1b gene encoding caveolae-associated protein 1b, with the protein product MEVLEIASLQPDAPEQRKSLTEISDDEVNLPPSDDEEEAGVDIKVERDMEKDQAEEDAKGDGQMNGVMVLTLLDKIIGAVDQIRQTQAGLEARQQEMERSVSGIQGELTKLSKSHTTTANSVNKMLEKVRKVSVNVKTVRSNLEKQGSQIKRLESNENELLKRKNFKVMIYQDEVKLPSKLSVSKSLKAAQPGEGESELELKQAADEAGEDGGEKAHLDLSSDEEAVEIEETIEETRAERIKRSSLQRVQNIKTVFSKEKMEKTKQKTKENLEKTRLRTKENLEKTRMKTKENLEKTKQKTKENLEKTKLKTRENLEKTRQNIEKKMGKLSSRMSVNPERKEKLKSSQKKVVKSFTPDHTIYARSKTAVYKVPPFTFHVKKIREGEVEIQGTEMIEVGGEMEEVDNEVVEGEEEEEEEMEMGGGDMGEVEETGEMLERVGDAELVLVEQDEDRDSD